In one window of Azoarcus olearius DNA:
- the dmpG gene encoding 4-hydroxy-2-oxovalerate aldolase, whose amino-acid sequence MSESNLKGRKVVLHDMCLRDGMHAKREQISVEQMVKVATALDDAGIPYLQVTHGAGLGGNSLQHGFALASNEEYIAAVASRMKQAKVSVLLIPGLGTMRELQAAYDAGARSVHVATHCTEADTAPQHIAFARKLGMDTTGFLMMSHLNDAAGIAQQGKLMESYGANTVYVTDSAGYMLPADVTARVRALREVLNPETEIGFHGHHNLGMGIANSIAAIEAGATRIDGSVAGLGAGAGNTPLEVFAAVCERMGIETGVDLFKLMDVAEDVIVPMMDHMVRVDRESLTLGFAGVYSTFLLHAKRAAERFGVPARDILVELGRKKMIGGQEDMIQDTAMTMARERGVSAA is encoded by the coding sequence ATGAGCGAATCGAACCTGAAGGGGCGCAAGGTCGTCCTGCACGACATGTGTCTGCGCGACGGCATGCACGCCAAGCGCGAGCAGATCAGCGTGGAGCAGATGGTGAAGGTGGCCACCGCGCTGGACGACGCCGGCATTCCCTACCTGCAGGTGACCCACGGGGCCGGCCTGGGCGGCAATTCGCTGCAGCACGGCTTTGCGCTGGCGAGCAACGAGGAATACATCGCCGCGGTGGCGTCGCGGATGAAGCAGGCCAAGGTGTCGGTGCTGCTGATTCCCGGCCTGGGCACCATGCGCGAGCTGCAGGCCGCCTATGACGCCGGCGCCCGCAGCGTGCACGTGGCCACCCACTGCACTGAGGCCGATACCGCGCCCCAGCACATCGCCTTCGCCCGCAAGCTGGGCATGGACACCACCGGCTTCCTGATGATGTCCCACCTCAACGACGCCGCCGGCATCGCCCAGCAGGGCAAGCTGATGGAGTCCTACGGCGCGAACACGGTGTATGTGACCGACTCCGCCGGCTACATGCTGCCCGCCGACGTCACCGCCCGCGTGCGCGCGCTGCGCGAGGTGCTGAACCCGGAAACCGAGATCGGCTTCCACGGCCATCACAACCTGGGCATGGGCATCGCCAATTCGATCGCCGCGATCGAGGCCGGCGCGACTCGCATCGATGGCTCGGTGGCCGGCCTGGGCGCCGGCGCCGGCAACACGCCGCTGGAAGTGTTCGCCGCGGTGTGCGAGCGCATGGGCATCGAAACCGGCGTCGATCTCTTCAAGCTGATGGACGTGGCCGAGGACGTGATCGTGCCGATGATGGACCACATGGTCCGCGTGGATCGGGAATCGCTGACGCTGGGGTTTGCGGGGGTGTATTCCACCTTCCTGTTGCATGCGAAGCGTGCGGCGGAGCGCTTTGGGGTGCCGGCGCGGGACATCCTGGTCGAGCTGGGCAGAAAGAAGATGATCGGCGGGCAGGAAGACATGATCCAGGACACCGCGATGACGATGGCGCGGGAGCGCGGGGTGAGTGCGGCCTGA
- a CDS encoding catechol 2,3-dioxygenase, whose product MALRGLLRLGEVAIRVLDLAAAREHYGRRLGLHEVMQGEGGRVYYKAWDEHDHHCLVLREADSAGMDYFAFKVYDDATLTELAPKIEAFGLKVEHIAAGVYPYSGRRLQFRLPSGHLMQLYAHKEQIGNTLGTRNPGVMPDEGVIRGFRINRLDHCLLGGPNIDQNARLFREVFEFDLSERLIDVDSEASLALFLSCSTKPHDVAFVLQPEEARFHHVSFLLESTYDVIHAADLIGKYRIPVDVGPNRHGVTRGATIYFFDPSGNRNEVFSGGYVHYPDTPTLTWDTSELGAATFAQDNIPRESFLTVLT is encoded by the coding sequence ATGGCACTACGAGGTCTGCTGCGGCTCGGCGAAGTCGCGATCCGCGTACTCGACCTGGCCGCCGCACGCGAACACTACGGTCGCCGCCTGGGACTGCACGAAGTCATGCAGGGCGAGGGCGGGCGGGTCTATTACAAGGCGTGGGACGAGCACGATCACCACTGCCTGGTGCTGCGCGAGGCCGATTCCGCGGGCATGGACTACTTCGCCTTCAAGGTCTATGACGACGCCACGCTCACCGAACTGGCGCCCAAGATCGAGGCCTTCGGGTTGAAGGTGGAGCACATCGCCGCGGGCGTGTATCCGTACTCCGGGCGCCGGCTGCAGTTCCGCCTGCCGAGCGGGCACCTGATGCAGCTCTACGCCCACAAGGAGCAGATCGGCAACACGCTGGGCACACGCAATCCGGGCGTGATGCCGGACGAAGGCGTGATCCGTGGCTTCCGCATCAACCGGCTGGACCACTGCCTGCTGGGCGGGCCCAACATCGACCAGAACGCGCGGCTGTTCCGCGAGGTGTTCGAGTTCGACCTGAGCGAGCGCCTGATCGACGTCGATAGCGAGGCCTCGCTCGCGCTCTTCCTCAGCTGTTCCACCAAGCCGCACGACGTCGCCTTCGTGCTGCAGCCGGAGGAGGCGCGCTTCCATCATGTGTCCTTCCTGCTGGAATCGACCTACGACGTGATCCACGCCGCAGACCTCATCGGCAAGTACCGCATTCCGGTCGACGTGGGCCCGAATCGCCACGGCGTGACCCGCGGCGCGACCATCTATTTCTTCGACCCCTCGGGCAATCGCAACGAGGTTTTCTCCGGCGGCTATGTGCATTACCCGGACACGCCGACGCTGACCTGGGACACCAGCGAGCTGGGGGCGGCGACCTTTGCGCAGGACAACATCCCGCGCGAAAGCTTCCTGACCGTGCTCACCTGA
- a CDS encoding SDR family NAD(P)-dependent oxidoreductase has protein sequence MKSQQETAVVVGATGAFGQAIVSRLVGQGLAVVAVARSVDALDALRERCPGLRACAADIASDSAIAAIGAAVDGPVRMVVHGPGVAVAGGILSAPTASMTEAVNIKVGGLLRLVRAVDDRLARGGRIVAIGGHYGLEPTAYAAAAGVANAALMNVVRQLSLAYGERGITAHTIAPGPADTERLHRVAADRAALRGISVDAVLDEMRSESSIGALTTPEQVAWAVSLLLAPEADAMTGSTLMLDAGRRRGLP, from the coding sequence ATGAAATCACAACAGGAAACGGCGGTTGTCGTCGGCGCCACCGGCGCTTTCGGCCAGGCCATCGTCTCGCGGCTGGTGGGGCAGGGGCTGGCGGTGGTGGCGGTGGCGCGCTCGGTGGATGCGCTGGACGCACTGCGCGAGCGCTGCCCGGGCCTGCGGGCGTGCGCCGCCGACATCGCGTCGGACAGCGCCATCGCGGCGATCGGCGCCGCGGTCGATGGGCCGGTGCGGATGGTGGTGCACGGCCCCGGGGTGGCGGTGGCGGGCGGCATCCTCAGCGCACCGACGGCATCGATGACCGAGGCGGTGAACATCAAGGTGGGCGGGTTGCTGCGCCTGGTGCGGGCGGTCGATGACCGGCTGGCGAGGGGAGGGCGCATCGTCGCCATCGGCGGGCACTATGGCCTGGAGCCAACCGCCTATGCGGCGGCCGCCGGGGTGGCCAACGCGGCGCTGATGAACGTGGTGCGCCAGTTGAGCCTGGCCTACGGCGAGCGCGGCATCACCGCCCACACCATCGCCCCCGGCCCGGCCGACACCGAGCGCCTGCACCGTGTTGCCGCCGACCGGGCCGCGCTGCGCGGCATCAGCGTGGATGCGGTGCTGGATGAAATGCGCAGTGAATCCTCGATCGGCGCGCTGACCACGCCGGAGCAGGTGGCCTGGGCGGTATCGCTGCTGCTGGCGCCCGAAGCCGACGCGATGACCGGTTCCACGCTGATGCTGGACGCCGGCCGTCGCCGCGGCCTGCCCTGA
- a CDS encoding tautomerase family protein, translated as MPILHFHLAEGQYTVEQHEALLAESSRFFAEVLACPIDRVRVFIQLYRPELVAVGGVPLCREDRRAPYFSFIVMEGRSLADRQRLLTGFTDIVERLLGVDRALVRGGIVPVTPENWAIGGVPGSVMRQAEVAARARQAP; from the coding sequence ATGCCCATCCTGCATTTTCATCTTGCCGAAGGGCAGTACACGGTGGAACAGCACGAGGCGCTGCTGGCGGAATCCAGCCGCTTCTTCGCCGAAGTGCTCGCCTGCCCGATCGACCGCGTGCGGGTATTCATCCAGCTGTACCGGCCGGAACTCGTGGCGGTGGGCGGTGTGCCGCTGTGCCGCGAGGACCGCCGGGCACCGTACTTCAGCTTCATCGTCATGGAAGGGCGCTCGCTGGCGGATCGCCAGCGCCTGCTGACCGGCTTTACCGACATCGTCGAGCGGCTGCTCGGTGTTGACCGCGCGCTGGTGCGCGGCGGCATCGTGCCGGTGACGCCGGAGAACTGGGCCATCGGCGGCGTGCCGGGCAGTGTGATGCGGCAGGCGGAGGTTGCGGCGCGCGCCCGACAGGCGCCTTGA
- a CDS encoding NYN domain-containing protein has product MKSALFVDFDNVYSGLRKLDPRLADLFAQRPQDWLQWLISSLGLPDDAPVDAKRRVLVRRCYLNPQAYQRFRWSFNLAGFEIIDCPALTSEGKTSTDIHMVLDTIDLLQHEAHYDEFIIFSADADFTPVLRKLRRWDRRTTVLAIGFPSAAYRASADLLIDVDTFVRDALGYRAEEAAPATAPEPAPTRPSQQDLTQGALTVTLRMLAESDGAVPLARVAATILAQVRGIDAESWAGYGSFRKLVESWGADAVSADWRSDGVLFDPKRHHPAKMDPEPVAAGLAELPELIKQEVARSPEPVPCARLAQVLMTRSAGITADWNGMGSFRRFIESLDLSPLRFNWSGSGGHCYDPARHGNAPGTGAERESAPTPWSNDTDLLPIATQIHDATGAPLLPPQTYKALFQHIASDVAASAFELNETGKRVRDQMRADGYVIARSDVTWVLRGLLFRSHVFGRDDDAPENLAKKTANNIRSLCLREQLVLDQTVEGAIVRWIRNGASV; this is encoded by the coding sequence TTGAAGAGCGCTCTCTTCGTCGACTTCGACAACGTCTATTCCGGTCTGCGCAAACTCGATCCCAGACTTGCCGATCTGTTCGCCCAGCGGCCTCAGGACTGGTTGCAGTGGCTGATCTCGTCGCTGGGGCTGCCCGACGATGCGCCGGTTGATGCCAAGCGCCGGGTGCTGGTGCGGCGCTGCTACCTTAATCCGCAGGCCTATCAGCGCTTTCGCTGGTCGTTCAACCTGGCCGGGTTCGAGATCATCGATTGCCCGGCGCTTACCAGCGAAGGCAAGACCAGCACCGACATCCACATGGTGCTCGACACCATCGACCTGCTGCAGCACGAAGCCCACTACGACGAATTCATCATCTTCTCGGCCGATGCGGACTTCACGCCGGTGCTGCGCAAGTTGCGGCGGTGGGACCGCAGGACGACCGTGCTCGCCATTGGCTTTCCGTCGGCCGCCTACCGCGCGTCGGCGGATCTGCTGATCGATGTCGACACCTTCGTGCGTGATGCGCTTGGTTATCGCGCCGAAGAAGCCGCTCCCGCCACCGCGCCGGAACCGGCGCCCACCCGCCCCAGCCAGCAGGACCTTACCCAAGGTGCCCTCACCGTCACCCTGCGCATGCTGGCCGAATCCGACGGCGCGGTGCCGCTCGCGCGCGTCGCCGCCACCATCCTTGCCCAGGTGCGGGGCATCGATGCCGAGTCGTGGGCGGGCTACGGCAGTTTCCGCAAGCTGGTCGAAAGCTGGGGGGCAGATGCGGTGTCGGCCGACTGGCGCAGCGACGGCGTCCTCTTCGATCCCAAGCGCCACCATCCCGCCAAAATGGACCCGGAACCCGTCGCCGCCGGTCTGGCGGAACTGCCCGAACTGATCAAGCAGGAGGTGGCCCGCTCGCCGGAACCGGTGCCCTGCGCGCGTCTCGCCCAGGTGCTGATGACCCGCAGCGCCGGCATCACCGCGGACTGGAACGGCATGGGCTCGTTCCGGCGCTTCATCGAATCCCTCGATTTGTCGCCGCTGCGCTTCAACTGGAGCGGCTCGGGCGGGCACTGCTACGACCCCGCGCGCCACGGCAATGCGCCCGGCACCGGCGCCGAGCGGGAATCCGCCCCCACGCCCTGGAGCAACGACACCGACCTGCTGCCGATCGCAACCCAGATCCACGATGCCACCGGCGCACCGCTGTTGCCCCCGCAAACCTACAAGGCGCTGTTCCAGCACATTGCCAGCGATGTCGCCGCGTCCGCGTTCGAACTCAACGAGACCGGCAAGCGCGTGCGCGACCAGATGCGCGCCGACGGCTACGTCATCGCCCGCTCGGACGTCACCTGGGTGTTGCGCGGCCTGCTGTTCCGCAGTCATGTTTTCGGCCGGGACGACGACGCGCCCGAAAACCTCGCGAAGAAGACCGCCAACAACATCCGCTCACTCTGTCTGCGCGAGCAGCTGGTGCTCGATCAGACGGTCGAAGGCGCGATCGTGCGCTGGATCCGCAACGGCGCCAGCGTCTAG
- a CDS encoding DUF3693 domain-containing protein codes for MIPIRRYLDEAIDKGIVKNDAELAAKLGVARSTVSRWRDGDRAPDEDQAAGLAALLDKPEILAACMATRAKVPEHRAMWERAAKTLSMAASFTAVIAANLLLAPSPAKAAPLLETQVQQFVLCKLQDHATELDQLLGQSSPRPHFSDQRP; via the coding sequence ATGATCCCGATACGCCGATACTTAGACGAAGCCATCGACAAAGGCATCGTCAAGAACGACGCAGAACTTGCCGCCAAGCTGGGAGTGGCGCGCTCGACCGTGTCCAGGTGGAGAGACGGCGACCGCGCGCCGGATGAAGATCAGGCCGCAGGGCTGGCCGCTCTGTTGGATAAACCGGAAATCCTCGCAGCTTGCATGGCAACCCGCGCGAAGGTTCCAGAACACCGCGCGATGTGGGAGAGAGCCGCAAAAACCTTGAGTATGGCGGCGTCATTTACTGCCGTCATCGCTGCCAATTTGTTATTGGCACCCTCGCCCGCCAAAGCCGCGCCGTTGCTGGAAACGCAGGTACAACAGTTTGTATTATGTAAACTTCAGGATCACGCCACGGAACTCGATCAGCTCCTCGGTCAGAGTTCCCCTCGACCCCACTTCTCGGATCAGCGCCCATAG
- a CDS encoding replication initiation factor domain-containing protein, which yields MSTAFIDFLGVTFHMDPSNVKATIEILLRGWLGVETRIIETGKGWNGYAHRMDVEGVGLVAFGGNSNTVHIELTGAGCMQVKSWDEVADSLDLLEGRITRLDLAVDDFDGQYYSIDWCKQQYSDGGFKPKRGPEPKAHLWDDMGSGKGKTFYVGSRESGRLFRGYEKGKEQGDPDSNWFRLEVETRNRNREPIPTDAIRDPGPYFAGAYACLEHHDLEQRQIKTVRHVAEAHIRRTVEHARKQAGRAVHALLTLGHSVEEALAAIHVPQLPKKLVAPIRAFLALDESERTYTEVIAPAWARPATGDEIEELYLAMRLQRAPFQVGFGTNGRITRSDAAAPPWVPNLAATGV from the coding sequence ATGAGTACCGCCTTCATTGATTTCCTCGGCGTCACCTTTCACATGGACCCGAGTAACGTCAAAGCAACCATCGAGATTCTTTTGCGGGGCTGGCTCGGCGTTGAAACCCGGATCATCGAAACGGGCAAGGGCTGGAACGGGTATGCCCACCGCATGGACGTTGAAGGGGTCGGGCTTGTCGCTTTCGGCGGGAACAGCAATACGGTTCATATCGAATTGACGGGCGCCGGTTGTATGCAGGTCAAGTCGTGGGACGAGGTGGCTGATTCCCTTGATTTGCTCGAAGGCCGTATCACTCGTCTTGATTTGGCTGTGGATGACTTCGACGGTCAGTACTACAGCATCGATTGGTGCAAACAGCAGTACAGCGACGGCGGCTTTAAGCCGAAGCGCGGCCCGGAGCCGAAGGCGCATCTGTGGGATGACATGGGTTCCGGGAAGGGCAAGACGTTTTATGTTGGGAGCCGTGAATCGGGTCGGCTTTTTCGCGGGTACGAGAAGGGGAAAGAGCAGGGCGACCCGGATTCGAATTGGTTTCGGTTGGAAGTCGAAACGCGCAACCGCAACCGAGAACCTATTCCGACCGACGCTATCAGGGACCCCGGGCCGTACTTCGCGGGTGCTTATGCCTGTCTCGAACATCATGACCTCGAACAGCGCCAGATTAAGACCGTCCGCCACGTCGCGGAGGCGCATATCCGTCGTACCGTCGAACACGCTCGTAAGCAGGCGGGCAGGGCAGTGCATGCGCTGCTGACCCTTGGGCACTCGGTCGAAGAAGCCCTAGCGGCTATTCACGTTCCTCAGCTACCGAAAAAGCTGGTGGCACCGATTCGGGCCTTTCTTGCGCTGGACGAGTCCGAACGTACCTATACCGAAGTCATCGCCCCTGCATGGGCGAGGCCCGCGACGGGCGACGAAATCGAAGAGCTTTACCTCGCGATGCGCCTGCAGCGCGCCCCTTTCCAAGTCGGCTTTGGCACCAACGGCCGAATCACCCGAAGCGACGCAGCCGCACCGCCTTGGGTTCCTAACCTTGCGGCCACCGGAGTATGA
- a CDS encoding major capsid protein: protein MLHSTRNICRKYGARIAAVPAVLGVAMGNAFAEVPAGVTTALTDAKADALTIAGLAFAILIAIVGFAWMRRAVK from the coding sequence ATGCTGCACAGCACTCGCAATATCTGCCGCAAGTACGGCGCCCGCATCGCTGCCGTTCCGGCTGTTCTCGGTGTTGCCATGGGCAACGCCTTCGCGGAAGTTCCGGCGGGCGTCACGACCGCGCTTACCGATGCCAAGGCTGATGCGCTGACCATCGCCGGGCTGGCGTTTGCGATCCTGATCGCGATCGTCGGTTTCGCTTGGATGCGTCGGGCGGTCAAGTAA
- a CDS encoding virulence factor TspB C-terminal domain-related protein: protein MTAGKIAKGAVGVAKALGPGVVSAIVIDLVWDEVSKRWLVPQEADADKKYDLAFTGVGTISETDKYQRALRDYTVARLTGTVISVDNVNEQTATITAMVSGPGPTLYSSLNGVNYTWTSQVSGPTPAGAFCGARTSGSAPAPSCSVTAVFTRSPDPYTISVGVGTNWSSGDLSCPAGYIRSQGTCIPETRTATDSEIETSIRDGLLSTPQGAPDVARRTWDGGGVIEETAPVASGPASVPGPSTTTTNSSPSGVTTVVNNTTYNITYSQNTVTITQTDTQTKTNPDGSTETTTTTTAPAPGQVPAEPEEEKNPCEENPDASACEELGDPQDDAELGSDEREVSWSQEGGASGSCPSPKTFSHAGQTFTLTWDPVCQLATSMRPIVLILASLGALLFIFYVSGKAS, encoded by the coding sequence ATGACGGCCGGCAAGATTGCTAAGGGCGCCGTGGGCGTCGCCAAGGCGTTGGGGCCAGGCGTTGTTTCTGCGATTGTCATCGATCTGGTTTGGGACGAAGTTTCGAAACGTTGGTTGGTGCCGCAAGAGGCGGACGCGGACAAGAAATACGATCTCGCCTTTACGGGCGTTGGAACCATCTCGGAGACGGATAAGTACCAGCGCGCTTTGCGGGATTACACGGTTGCGCGGCTTACCGGAACGGTGATTTCAGTCGATAACGTCAATGAGCAGACGGCAACGATTACCGCGATGGTTTCGGGTCCGGGGCCGACTCTCTATTCATCTCTGAACGGGGTGAATTACACATGGACCTCGCAGGTGTCCGGCCCTACGCCTGCTGGCGCTTTTTGTGGGGCGAGGACGTCGGGGTCCGCTCCTGCGCCGTCCTGTTCTGTGACGGCGGTATTTACGCGATCGCCGGACCCTTACACGATATCGGTCGGGGTCGGTACGAACTGGTCCTCTGGCGATTTGAGTTGTCCTGCAGGCTATATCCGGTCTCAAGGCACGTGCATTCCGGAGACGCGCACGGCGACGGACTCGGAGATTGAAACGTCGATTCGGGACGGTCTGCTATCGACGCCGCAGGGCGCTCCTGACGTTGCTCGGAGGACGTGGGACGGGGGCGGCGTGATCGAGGAGACAGCCCCGGTTGCTTCGGGTCCCGCATCCGTACCGGGTCCATCCACGACCACCACGAATTCGTCTCCGTCCGGTGTCACGACGGTTGTCAATAACACGACATACAACATTACCTACAGCCAGAACACGGTAACGATCACTCAGACGGATACGCAGACGAAGACGAATCCGGACGGCTCGACCGAGACCACGACGACGACGACGGCGCCAGCGCCGGGTCAGGTTCCGGCGGAGCCGGAAGAGGAAAAGAATCCTTGCGAGGAAAATCCGGACGCGTCTGCTTGTGAAGAGCTTGGCGATCCGCAAGACGATGCGGAGTTGGGCAGTGACGAGCGGGAAGTTTCGTGGTCGCAAGAGGGCGGTGCAAGCGGAAGCTGTCCGTCTCCAAAGACGTTTTCACACGCGGGTCAGACCTTCACTTTGACTTGGGACCCGGTTTGCCAGCTGGCTACCTCAATGCGGCCTATCGTTCTTATTCTCGCCTCTCTCGGTGCTTTGCTGTTCATCTTCTACGTTTCGGGGAAAGCCTCATGA
- a CDS encoding DUF2523 family protein — MSWASFISAGVGIWAKKAAVSLGVGFVTFVGFQAVKDQLSNLIQNAWGGLPGDVYAVLALGGFVDGVGIWLGAVTTAISLVTIKRLGVLQS, encoded by the coding sequence ATGAGTTGGGCTTCATTCATCAGTGCGGGTGTTGGCATTTGGGCCAAAAAAGCCGCCGTGTCTCTCGGGGTGGGGTTCGTTACCTTCGTGGGTTTTCAGGCCGTCAAGGATCAGCTCTCGAACCTGATTCAAAACGCGTGGGGTGGCCTTCCCGGCGACGTGTATGCAGTCCTCGCCCTCGGGGGATTTGTCGATGGCGTCGGCATCTGGCTCGGCGCCGTTACTACCGCGATATCGCTGGTTACCATTAAGCGCCTCGGAGTTTTGCAGTCATGA
- a CDS encoding zonular occludens toxin family protein, whose amino-acid sequence MITLITGTPGAGKTAYAIAQLYEFVQSEKARAERTGEPPRPVFVMGVPDLMIEHEVAPPVSQWATLVPSEEDPELEEAVFTFPDGALVFIDEAQKVYRPRASGSKVPPHVAAFEKHRHKGLDFWLVTQSETLIDKNVRELVGKHIHLRSMWSGRKLYEWPETTDASSRTNRDAATTRSYKLPKHVFGLYKSASLHVKQSRRMPWQLGLVVGALGLVAWLGSNAYSRVTDAIGGNVAPPQVEQYPKAKSQESSSVTRSTVQGTGVGAVTPADFEPRIRTRPETAPIYDPIRQVKAMPVVAGCVSMRDQCKCYTQQGTDAFIEPAACRELIRNPPFNPWHDPGHSTATAPGTPAGPSNASLLAAVE is encoded by the coding sequence ATGATCACGCTCATTACCGGGACTCCCGGCGCGGGCAAGACGGCGTACGCCATTGCCCAGCTTTATGAGTTCGTCCAATCCGAGAAGGCGAGGGCTGAGCGCACTGGCGAGCCGCCTCGGCCGGTGTTCGTCATGGGGGTTCCGGACCTGATGATCGAGCACGAGGTCGCTCCTCCCGTGTCTCAGTGGGCTACGCTTGTGCCTTCGGAGGAGGACCCGGAGCTTGAGGAGGCGGTTTTCACCTTCCCGGATGGCGCGTTGGTTTTCATAGACGAGGCCCAGAAGGTCTATCGCCCTCGGGCCTCGGGCAGCAAGGTTCCGCCGCACGTGGCCGCTTTCGAAAAGCACCGTCACAAGGGTTTGGATTTCTGGCTTGTCACCCAGTCGGAGACTCTGATCGATAAGAATGTCCGCGAGCTAGTCGGGAAGCATATTCATCTTCGTTCGATGTGGTCGGGTCGCAAGCTCTACGAGTGGCCGGAAACCACGGATGCTAGCAGCCGGACCAACAGGGACGCCGCGACGACTCGCAGTTACAAACTCCCGAAGCACGTGTTCGGCCTCTATAAGTCGGCTTCGCTTCACGTCAAGCAGTCTCGGCGGATGCCTTGGCAGCTGGGATTGGTCGTCGGAGCTTTGGGCCTTGTCGCGTGGCTGGGGTCGAATGCCTATAGCCGCGTCACGGATGCGATCGGTGGTAATGTCGCGCCCCCGCAGGTCGAGCAGTACCCGAAGGCGAAAAGCCAAGAGTCGTCATCGGTGACACGTTCGACGGTGCAAGGCACCGGGGTAGGGGCCGTCACGCCGGCGGACTTCGAGCCGAGGATTCGCACTCGCCCGGAAACGGCACCGATCTATGATCCGATCAGACAGGTGAAGGCAATGCCCGTCGTGGCCGGCTGCGTTTCGATGCGTGATCAGTGCAAGTGCTACACCCAGCAGGGCACCGATGCGTTTATCGAGCCGGCAGCATGCAGGGAGTTGATCCGTAACCCGCCCTTCAACCCTTGGCACGATCCCGGACATTCGACGGCCACGGCGCCGGGCACGCCGGCGGGGCCGTCGAATGCGTCTCTCCTTGCTGCTGTCGAATGA
- a CDS encoding pseudouridine synthase yields the protein MSNPVYLPPPEHPLQYLHIDPHFVVVSKPSGLLSVPGRGAEKQDCLWRRVVHDFPDALIVHRLDMETSGLMVLARDADTHRRLSGLFQDRLVEKRYVAMIDGLPTSDSGQIDLPLLTDWPNRPRQKIDFDAGKPSLTRFEVIARYGDRGVSRIALMPETGRSHQLRVHMLALGHPILGDALYAPPSAQAQAERLLLHAEFLAFGHPHSGERVACECPAPF from the coding sequence ATGTCGAATCCGGTCTATCTCCCTCCGCCTGAGCATCCCCTTCAGTATTTGCACATCGATCCGCACTTCGTGGTCGTAAGCAAGCCGTCCGGTTTGCTGTCCGTGCCGGGGCGTGGCGCAGAGAAACAGGATTGTCTGTGGCGTCGCGTCGTCCACGACTTTCCCGATGCGCTGATCGTGCATCGGCTGGATATGGAGACGTCCGGGCTGATGGTGCTCGCGCGAGACGCGGATACGCACCGGCGCTTGAGCGGTTTGTTTCAGGATCGGTTGGTGGAAAAGCGTTACGTCGCGATGATCGACGGCTTGCCGACGTCCGACAGCGGGCAGATTGACCTGCCACTGCTCACCGATTGGCCCAACCGGCCCCGGCAAAAGATTGACTTCGACGCTGGAAAACCGTCGCTAACGCGTTTTGAGGTGATTGCGCGGTACGGGGATCGCGGGGTGTCGCGCATCGCGCTGATGCCGGAGACCGGACGTTCGCATCAACTGCGCGTCCACATGCTCGCCCTGGGCCACCCCATCCTGGGAGATGCGCTCTACGCGCCGCCCTCAGCGCAGGCCCAGGCGGAACGCTTGCTGCTGCATGCCGAATTCCTGGCGTTTGGGCATCCTCACTCGGGCGAACGCGTGGCGTGCGAATGTCCAGCCCCGTTCTAG
- the rfbC gene encoding dTDP-4-dehydrorhamnose 3,5-epimerase encodes MRVIPTAIPEVLLLEPQVFGDSRGFFLESFNANRFETLTGLSLTFVQDNHSRSSRGVLRGIHYQIRQPQGKLVRVARGRVFDVAVDLRRSSPTFGKWIGAELSDENQRQLWVPPGFGHGFVVLSDTADFLYKTTDYYAPEAERCVLWNDPALGIEWPISEPPLLSAKDQSSKLLAEAECFP; translated from the coding sequence ATGCGCGTGATTCCCACCGCGATTCCCGAGGTGCTGCTGCTCGAACCTCAAGTGTTTGGCGACAGCCGCGGCTTTTTCCTTGAAAGCTTCAACGCCAACCGGTTCGAGACGCTCACCGGCCTCTCGCTGACCTTCGTCCAGGACAACCACTCCCGCTCCAGCCGTGGCGTGCTGCGTGGAATCCATTACCAGATCCGCCAACCCCAGGGAAAACTCGTCCGCGTCGCCCGGGGCAGGGTGTTTGATGTGGCCGTGGACCTGCGTCGGAGTTCGCCGACGTTTGGCAAGTGGATCGGCGCGGAACTGAGCGACGAAAATCAACGGCAATTATGGGTTCCACCCGGATTCGGGCACGGATTCGTCGTGCTGAGCGATACCGCGGACTTTCTCTACAAGACCACCGATTACTATGCCCCGGAAGCAGAACGTTGCGTCCTGTGGAACGACCCTGCGCTGGGCATCGAGTGGCCGATCTCGGAACCGCCGCTGCTGTCAGCGAAGGATCAATCGAGCAAGCTTCTGGCCGAAGCAGAGTGTTTTCCCTGA